The Drosophila sulfurigaster albostrigata strain 15112-1811.04 chromosome 3, ASM2355843v2, whole genome shotgun sequence genomic sequence ATTCCACCTCCGAGGTGGGCAGCATGCTGCTCGTCATGCGCTGTACACATCCAAAAGGTGAGTGATCAAAGATTATGTTACTCCAATTAATTTAGCATTCTAAACACGATGTTTATGTCTGATCAATAGATAAAGCCATGGCCATGGGCGTCATACAGTCGGCTATTGGGCTGTTTGGCAATGTTCCTTGTCCGATCATCTATGGCGCCGTCGTGGACTCGGCTTGCCTCATCTGGAAGACGGTTTGCGGTGAACATGGCGCCTGTTCACTCTACGATGCCGACACCTTTAGGCGATACTTTTTGGGTAAGTAATCAACAAACTTATCACTGGATcactttattaattattctcCTCTCATAGGCATTACGGCTGGCATTATGTTTCTTGCATTTCTCATGGATCTGGTCGTGTGGCGCAAGGCGCATCGCATTGATATTGCGCCGGATGAGCAGGATGCCGCAACGGATGCGCCTGCCACACGTCTGGATGTGTCCGAATCGAAGCAACCGATTGCTCCGCCACCGGACACAACAgtctaaacacacacacacacacaacaaactaCTCCGATGCAAGATAGAAATACACATTGCACAAGATTTCCAATAAATGTTTACCTTAATTGTTAATTAGTTATCATTTTGTCTAGTTGTTTAGCCTAGTGCAAGAGTTATGTATTTAGTTAAGTGGCAAATTTTTGAACTCCTCACTAAACGGAGCCCGAAAAcctcatttaaatttataaagcGCTCAGCCTGTCGtctacatacataaaaatacttaCATATAATCATGCGATGTAAACGTGTATTCTTTGTGTAAATCTCAACGTTATAGTCGAAAAAACAAACGTATCGCATTTCTATATAGAAATTCTCTATCTActgtatacatataacattACATAATATTGTAATCTTACAGCTAATATTACATATTCAAACATAAtatacacatactatatacaaaaacaaaaagattgTGTGAAATAtgtaaagcacacacacaatacgaAAATCTAAATaactatatgtatgtttttatgaatgtatctatatacatatatatatatattatatatacattttatatataattgcaaCCTATCTGTGGTAgttaaattttagttaaaattcaaaataaatatataagtttGTCATATAAAGAGATACGAAAAGAAATTaatggaaatataaattatgtttatagcGTAGCTGCTGGCAactgtttttatttgatgGAAAGTTTTAAAGTTGGGGCTTTTAGTCTGTTGGAACTGTAAAGTACGTTTTaagtttgaatttaaattctgCTCTATCGATTTCTGCGTTAATCGATAACACACAATCGAACGGTCGCGACTGGCATTAATATGACAAACGAACAAGCTCAATAGATCATTgcaaacgaaattaaattgtaatctttttatactacatacattGGTTTCAAGTAAAATACCAATGGAGAAGAATTCTTAGAATTCTTAGCATACTATTCATTGAAAAACGAATATAAATAACAAGATATTTAAACGCGCGCGCTTTTATACGCGTTTTGgcaatatatcaatatactatatacagtGTACCCAAGTGACAGTtacaaaagtatattttagtatttttgctgtcCGTTAAGAAATTTTAGTTGTGGCCACACCACTAAAATGGCGGCATATAAAGCAAAAAGCTATCTTATTTAACAAAAGAGGTAGaattaatgttaatattatttatttaataaagtacAATTAAAGtacaattaattttacatCGATGTTTGCCACCAAAAATCAAAGCTTTGAGAAAGTGACTAAAATATCGATAACGCCAACGCAGCTCTTCATCAACAGATAAATATAAGCATTGTTTGTAAACTATTAGTGTTTAGTAGATCAGGTGAAACAGACCAACACGGAGCCGATACGCAAAGCAATAAAGTTTAGCATCATGAGCATTCCACTTAAGCACTTTAAAAAAGGTAAGGAGGCGCGTCAATGTCACCCCAAAGCCCTTGAAACATTAGTTAAAATCGCCGGCgtcatattttttaagttgCTATCAAATTTTTCGTTGAGATTCGCACACTGTTAGAGCATGCAGAgatataaatagtttttttggGTTTATTCCACGACGTCATTCGTTGACAGGTACGCCGAAACCAGAACTTCCCGATGATGGCGTCTTGCGCTTTTACTCTATGCGCTTCTGTCCATACTCGGAACGCGCCGCCTTGGTGCTGGCCGCCAAGAAGATTCCCCATCACAAGGTCTACATTGATCTGAACGAGAAGCCCGAATGGTATACGGATTACAGCCCATTGGGCAAGGTGCCAGCGGTTCAATTGACCGCTGTTGCCGGTCAACCGGCTTTGGTGGAATCGCTGGTCATTGCCGAGTATCTGGATGAAGCGTATCCAGAGCGCAAACTACTCCCAACAGATGCCCTGCAAAAGGCGCTGGATAAGATACTCATTGAGCGATTGGCACCAGCCGTTAGCGCTGTCTACCCCGTTTTATTTACGAACAATCCGCCAGCGGATGCGCTCCAGAAATTCGAAGCAGCGCTGGACGTGTTCGAAGAGGAGATCAAGAAGCGTGGCACTCCCTACTTTGCCGGCCAGCAGATTGGCTTTGTCGACTACATGCTCTGGCCGTGGTTCGAGCGTTTCCCAGCACTGAAGATTACGCTGGCCGACAAATATGAGTTGGACAAGACTCGCTATGCAAAGCTTTTGCAGTGGCGCGATCTGGTGGCACAGGATGAGGCTGTAAAGGCTGTGGCATTGGACCCTCGGGTGCATGCCAAGTTTATGTTTGCACGTCACGAGGGCAAACCCAACTACGATGTGGCCTTTGAGCCCGTATAAACAATCTAAAATCTAGTTGAGATTATGAATTGGAATAAATCTGAAATTAAAATCTAAAGCAACTTCGCGTGATTTCGGGGCAAGTTCTATCATTGTCATCTCATCACTATCATCTCCTTTTGCAGGCTCCATCAAGCCAACGTTGCCCGAGGATGACGTACTCCGCTTCTACTCCATGCGCTTTTGCCCCTTCTCGCATCGCGTCGCTTTGCTGCTGGCAGCCAAACAATTGCCCCATCACAAGGTCTACATTGATCTGATCGAGAAGCCCGAGTGGTACACGGAGTACAGTCCCTTGGGCAAGGTACCTGCTCTGCAGCTGACCCATGTTGCTGGACAACCGGCGTTGGTGGAATCTCTCATTATAGCCGCCTATTTGGATGAACAGTATCCGCAGCGTCCGCTCTTCTCGAAGGATCCGCTGCAGAAGGCGTTGGACAAGATACTTATTGAGCGTTTCGCTGGCGTTGTGAGCGCCGTGTATCCTGTGCTCACCTGCAATCCCAATGCGCCGCCAGATGCGCTGCAGAACTTTGAGAAGGCGCTGGATGTGTTCGAACAGGAGCTGATTAAGCGTGGCACCCGCTACTTTGGTGGCGAACAGATTGGCATTGTGGACTACATGATCTGGCCGTGGTTTGAGCGTTTTCCCAGCCTCAAATACAACACGGAGCAGGGCTACGAACTGAATGCCAAGCGCTTCCAGAACTTGgtaagcaaatgaaatgcaagtTTCTATGTTAAAGCTAATTCCTCGACTGTTTTTGGCAGCTCAAATGGCGCGAACTGTTGGCGCAGGATGAAGCAGTTAAAGCGACTGCAACGGATGTGCAGCTGCATGTGAAATTCCAGCAGTCGAAGCTGCAGGGCAAGCCCAACTATGACATTGCCTttcagcagcaataacaaatgcACTTTATTCATTCCaataaatcaagaataaatacaaacactGAGGATTAGGCATCCTTGACCAGCAGATTGTAGTTGGGTTTGCCGGCACTGCGCGTGCGCAGAAATTCAGCCTGCACCTCGGCCTCCATGTAGAACGCCATCACAGCCACATCACGCTTCATGCGCTCCAGCCACAGCGACTGCAAGCAAAGGCGATTAGCTAATCAAGTAATGGAAAGTTGTTGCTTCAACTCACCAGCTGCGGAAAACGCGTCTCATCGAAATTGTAGTCTTCGCCACGCTGCAGCTTGAGCAACTCCAAGCGCTCGCACCATGGCCAGATCATGTAGTCCAATATGCCCGTCTGTTCGCCACCAAAGAAGGCCGTGTCTCGCCTGCTCAGCTCACGCTCGTAGACATCCAAACCATTCCAAAATGGTTCAATATCACCGCCATCCGATGCCTTGAAGAAGGCGCCCAACACGGCATTAAATCGTTCAATGAGCAGTTTCTCCTGCACCTTCTTCAGCGGATCCCTGGGGTACAGCGGACGCAGTGGATACTGCTCGTCCAGGTACTCGCAAATGAGCAGCGATTCAGTCAACACTGGCGGTCCAGGCTCACGCACCAGCTCCAAAGCTGGCACCTTGCCCTGCGGATTCTTTTCGAACAGCCACTCGGGTTTCTCTGTGAGATTTATGTAAATGCTGTGATATGGAATCTGTTTGGCATCGAGCACCAGATGCACACGCTGTGCAAACGGACAAAAGCGCATCGAGTAGAGACGCAAGATGCCATCCTCGGGCACATCGGGCGTGGGTGAACCTGTAACAATGAAGGAGAGATTAGTAATACAGGGATTACCTTAGCTTGTAAGCTTCAGCTCACCTTTTGCCAAGTGTCTGCCGCTGCTCATGATGTGTGTGAATCAACTGTTGTCCAGCATCAGCAGCTGTTGCCTCTATATAAAGCTGATGCTGATATTGCCCTTCGTCAGATGGATTCTATTACGCGGCTGAACTTGCTGGCCGTGTCAACGATTACCATTGAGGCTAGCTTGCGGCCTGCGCACTGAGAGAACATTGCGCTTAGAACTAGAACTAGATGGCCTCCAGCTTAAACTAACTAAGGGCCGGTTTCTCTATCGCTAGTTAGAACTTTACGAACACATAAATCGTGCGAAAGCAATAATTGGTTTTGTCAATAGTTCATCCCTTCGTTAACTCTTAACTGTCACTCTAGTTATGTTATGCTGGAATCGTTTAAAAAACCGTAAAATTTGTATCCGTCAGAGACATCTATAATGAGTTAAATAAGCTATAAGCTATACATCGAAATCTGAAACAAGTGTTTGACaagtcaaaaatattttaaatttgaagaacTTTATTTGCTTCGTTGCTTGCTTgttgattaattttttatgagATAAAGTTATTCTGTCATCTAGACAAGTTAACGCAACTGTCACGAAATTCAACATATTGTAGTTGGAAGGGGAAACTAATTATCTAGAGAGTtctataacttttttttagataATAGAAAACCAGTTTTTTATGCgcacaatttattgaattagttTGTACAATTACTTGAAAAGATTTGTTTACATCATATGAATCAAATAAGTACtccaaattaaatgtaatcaTGAATTTGGAAGGTAATctattataacattttttctaAAGCATGTCATTCTGCTGAAGTCAACACtctaaatttcattattataagTACATATAGAGAACAATTATAGATCTGATATTTCACATCTAGCCAGAAATCCAATAActcaaaaagtaaaaacatatTCTAGAGAATGACGAGCACAAAAAATCGAGTGATTTGAGTAAATTGCACCTTTTATTACtttgtatacaaaaaacataaatataaagattAAACATTGAATGCCTAGATCGGCACGTAATACAATTCCACTTCAAGCGAGCAGATCATAATTGATCTTGCCAGCTTCGCGACTCCTCCAGTAGGCCAAGTGCTGCTCGGGAGTAGCATAATGAGATTGCACAACTTCATCCTTGACGATCAGCTCCAACCAGGCGCTGATCTTGGCATAACGCTGCTTGTCAAAGTTGTAGCGTTCCTTGAGGAAATACTCAGCAACAGGCAGACGCTCGAGCCATGGCCAGATCATGTAGTCCGCAAATCCGGGTTTCTCTCCACTGAAATAGGGTGTGCCACGCTTGCCCAGTTCGTTCTCAAATATGTCAAGGGCTGGCCAAAAATCAGCGCCATCTCCACCTTGGAGTGCGATCTTCATGAAGGCACCCGTAAGAGCATTGAAACGCTCCACGAGTATCTTATCTTGAGCACGCTTTAAAGGATCCTTGGGCAGCAGAGGATTCTCTGGATATTTCTCATCCAGATATTCGACAATGATCAGCGACTCGATGAGCGAAGGCTGCTCCTTCTCTCCCACCAAATGCAGGGCAGGAACCTTGAGCAAAGGACTCACATCGACCAGCCACTCGGGTTTCTCGATCAGATTAACGTAGATGGTGTGATGCGGCACCTTCTTGGCATTCAAGGCAAGATGAGCACGCTCAGCAAAAGGACAGAAGCGCATGGAGTAGAGACGAGGAACGCCATCGTCGGGGAGAGCGGGATGAACTGAACCTAAAAAAATAATCGAGGGTGCGATTCGATTAATCTATAGCAAAGTCATTCAGTTCTATATAGCTGCGTCATTCAGCATAATCGAGTCATGGcgataacaaacaaacaattctCACCACACGTCTAGCAATGTTTTTATGGATAATATCGACAAACTTGTTTTGCCAATGATTTCGTCATGAGGCACGCCTCATATGCGTGATTATCTCACAGAATATTCGCGACTTACCCTTGCCCAAATGTTTGCCTGCACTCATGATCAAAGATTGTAGTTTAACTCGGCCGAAGAAAGAcgttttgaaaacaaattacaatttgcaaATAGAATTTAACTCTTTAACAATCGTCGCTTGCTTGGCAAATACCGAAAGGCAACTAACAAACAGCAATCGACGCGCTTCTCTTAAAATGGCCGTCGACCGGTTACAAAGCTCTGCAAAAAAGCTTAAGAGcttttgctctcgctctcttcgtTTCTCTTGCACTCTAAATTTTACggcatttatttgttgtatgcttatttcaaaacaattattataacgCTCACATTTATTAATGCTATGGAATTGTATTTTTCTGTTACTGCAAAAATGACTAagttttaagcaaataaacaattttatattaattgattaCTTATCTCATCATTCAATATCAACAGTATTTAATGAATACTATTCATTACTATAATTGTATCAAAGAATGTAGACGGAGCAACTATTCTCTCTCCATCATTGCCCGAATACTGCAAGTGCCGCTCTTTGagtattcattaaaaatgccagcctaaaagtatgcaccaAAAAGTAATCACTTAATTTCAGTGAATCTAAAACTGTACACCGCACATAAtctcaataataatttgttttatgtcCCATGCAAAGCTTAAGTGctatatatttcaattgattatttttaaaaggtttatttattgattcattttaggtctctttgtttttcttgagAAGTCTCTGACTTATTAAATAATCCATTTTGTGCTTGAGGGACCTTTTGTTTAGGGAGGACACTTCTATCTTGTGTTCGTTAATATGTTCCATATCTacaatgcaaaataaaacaactgtCAATCAAATCATAGTGGCTAaaactaattatattaaaagcattacctatttctataaataataaaaagaaaaatcgtgACTCCTGGTTGAATGGTGttctttattacattttatatgaGAGATCAGCATTTAATGCAACTTTTCCTCAAGAAAGTCTATTTTCTGTTCCAAAGAATATCGGCGACCTTCTTAAAATAACTCACATGCGCCTCGGGTGTGGCATAATGAGATTGCACCACTTCGTCCTGAGCACGCTTCAATGGATCCTTGGAGAGCAGAGGAGTCTGCGGATACTTTTCATCCCAAATACTCGACAATGATCAGCGACTCGATAATCGAAGGCTTCGACTTCTCTCCCACCAAATGCAAAGCAGGCACCTTCAACAGAGGACTCACATCCACCAGCCACTCGGGCTTGATATTTTAAGTGAGCAGATCAAACAGAAATTCGGTTAATCGTTGTTTGCGATCTCTGATTTTTTGcgatagaaaatatatttaacaaatctatttttatacccgctacccatagggtagaagggtattatagcttttttgccggcaggaaatgtatgtaacaggtagaaggaggcatctccgaccctataaagtatatatattcttgatcagcgtcaacagccgagacgatatagccatgtccgtctgtgtgtctgtctgtctgtctgtccgtctgtccgtatgaaacactggatctcagagactataagagagaTTCGACaccatttgttatgtttgcacgcagatcaagtttgtttcaaatttttgccacgcccacttccgcccccgcaaatcaaaaaaaatcgaataacaagcgtaattttaaagttagagttgcgagttttggtatatacaataattactatagtagttatgattcctgacaatttggttgcgatcaaaaaattgtggaagttattaaagaaatacttttgtatgggcaaaaacgcttacttactaggagttgctttggctgacaatctgatacattgtggtatattttgaatggtgtactatatcgatataccaaacataccattcggtatatttttagtatttttttagtattttcggtatattttgaaaattcgcaatgttttgcctttattaaaaaatgggtagcgggtatctcacagtcgagcacactcgaatgtaactttcttacttgttttagttATGTTACATATCGTTACAAAACCGAACAGTTTGTACATAACCGGAAACTTTATTCATTAGCTTACTAACAATGGctttaaactaaaattcgaGAATCTCAGTCAAATATTATAGAGAGGAAAGagatattttagttttaaaatttaaaaatattggcaattgcaatagaaacattttcattatctctgagttttgtttttttattatgtgctGAATTCTTTTCTATGTGATCAAGATGTTCTATCTTTTAGACAAGTTAATACAACTGTCACGAAATTCAACATATTGTAGTTGGAAGGGGAAACTAATTATCTAGAGagttctataatttttttttagataataGAAAACCGGTTTTTTATGCgcacaatttattgaattagttTGTACAATTGCTAGAATACATCATGTGAATCATTTAAGCAAAAGTActcaaaattaaatgtaatc encodes the following:
- the LOC133844099 gene encoding pyrimidodiazepine synthase isoform X1, producing MSIPLKHFKKGSIKPTLPEDDVLRFYSMRFCPFSHRVALLLAAKQLPHHKVYIDLIEKPEWYTEYSPLGKVPALQLTHVAGQPALVESLIIAAYLDEQYPQRPLFSKDPLQKALDKILIERFAGVVSAVYPVLTCNPNAPPDALQNFEKALDVFEQELIKRGTRYFGGEQIGIVDYMIWPWFERFPSLKYNTEQGYELNAKRFQNLLKWRELLAQDEAVKATATDVQLHVKFQQSKLQGKPNYDIAFQQQ
- the LOC133844099 gene encoding pyrimidodiazepine synthase isoform X2, with product MSIPLKHFKKGTPKPELPDDGVLRFYSMRFCPYSERAALVLAAKKIPHHKVYIDLNEKPEWYTDYSPLGKVPAVQLTAVAGQPALVESLVIAEYLDEAYPERKLLPTDALQKALDKILIERLAPAVSAVYPVLFTNNPPADALQKFEAALDVFEEEIKKRGTPYFAGQQIGFVDYMLWPWFERFPALKITLADKYELDKTRYAKLLQWRDLVAQDEAVKAVALDPRVHAKFMFARHEGKPNYDVAFEPV
- the LOC133844100 gene encoding pyrimidodiazepine synthase, coding for MSSGRHLAKGSPTPDVPEDGILRLYSMRFCPFAQRVHLVLDAKQIPYHSIYINLTEKPEWLFEKNPQGKVPALELVREPGPPVLTESLLICEYLDEQYPLRPLYPRDPLKKVQEKLLIERFNAVLGAFFKASDGGDIEPFWNGLDVYERELSRRDTAFFGGEQTGILDYMIWPWCERLELLKLQRGEDYNFDETRFPQLSLWLERMKRDVAVMAFYMEAEVQAEFLRTRSAGKPNYNLLVKDA
- the LOC133844101 gene encoding pyrimidodiazepine synthase-like, which encodes MSAGKHLGKGSVHPALPDDGVPRLYSMRFCPFAERAHLALNAKKVPHHTIYVNLIEKPEWLVDVSPLLKVPALHLVGEKEQPSLIESLIIVEYLDEKYPENPLLPKDPLKRAQDKILVERFNALTGAFMKIALQGGDGADFWPALDIFENELGKRGTPYFSGEKPGFADYMIWPWLERLPVAEYFLKERYNFDKQRYAKISAWLELIVKDEVVQSHYATPEQHLAYWRSREAGKINYDLLA